A section of the Streptomyces xinghaiensis S187 genome encodes:
- a CDS encoding Hsp20/alpha crystallin family protein, whose amino-acid sequence MTLPVRHRTAAPSWGPFREFEELYDRMGRLLGGGLPPAGELAESGMWSPLADIEESDDGYTVDLELPGVGKDQIMIEAMESQLIVRGEVEEKERKGVLRQQSRRYGRFAYRWSLPADADTDNITAELADGVLGVRIPKTENAKRRRRVKIKG is encoded by the coding sequence ATGACGCTTCCCGTCCGCCACCGCACGGCCGCACCGAGCTGGGGGCCGTTCCGCGAGTTCGAGGAGCTGTACGACCGGATGGGCCGGCTGCTCGGCGGCGGCCTTCCCCCGGCCGGTGAGCTCGCCGAGAGCGGTATGTGGTCGCCCCTGGCCGACATCGAGGAGAGCGACGACGGCTACACGGTGGACCTGGAGCTCCCCGGGGTCGGCAAGGACCAGATCATGATCGAGGCCATGGAGTCCCAGCTGATCGTCCGCGGGGAGGTCGAGGAGAAGGAGCGCAAGGGGGTGCTCCGGCAGCAGAGCCGCCGCTACGGCCGGTTCGCCTACCGCTGGAGCCTGCCGGCGGACGCCGATACGGACAACATCACCGCGGAGCTGGCCGACGGCGTGCTCGGCGTGCGCATTCCGAAGACCGAGAACGCCAAGCGGCGCCGCCGGGTGAAGATCAAGGGCTGA
- a CDS encoding Uma2 family endonuclease → MSAMAHEREPLTQEERLLEGFLALDTPEGYRAELIEGDIVVTPPPDGDHEEHISSIAEQVYVRSATPMQFSGNKGLKIPRNSLSLRNHVSPDGTFAPKELRLFRGAEPWMPCRGVAMVVEVTSTNPDRDREAKRLCYALGSIPLHLLVDRQKGSVTLFSDPEGGEYRNTSTVPHGKPITLPAPFSFDLETGDFV, encoded by the coding sequence ATGAGCGCCATGGCGCATGAACGCGAGCCGCTGACGCAGGAAGAACGCCTGCTGGAGGGCTTCTTGGCTTTGGACACGCCGGAGGGCTACCGGGCCGAGCTGATCGAGGGGGACATCGTTGTGACGCCGCCGCCCGACGGGGATCACGAGGAACACATCAGCTCCATCGCGGAGCAGGTGTACGTCCGGTCGGCCACACCCATGCAGTTCTCGGGCAACAAAGGGCTGAAGATCCCGCGCAACTCCCTCAGTCTGAGGAACCACGTCAGTCCGGACGGGACTTTCGCGCCCAAGGAGCTGCGGCTCTTCCGGGGGGCCGAGCCGTGGATGCCCTGCCGGGGGGTGGCCATGGTGGTCGAGGTGACCTCGACGAACCCGGATCGTGATCGTGAGGCCAAGCGTCTCTGCTACGCGCTGGGCAGCATCCCGCTCCATCTGCTCGTCGATCGGCAGAAGGGCTCGGTGACGCTCTTCAGCGACCCGGAGGGCGGGGAGTACCGGAATACCTCCACGGTTCCCCACGGGAAGCCGATCACGCTCCCCGCGCCCTTCTCCTTCGACCTCGAAACGGGCGACTTCGTCTGA
- a CDS encoding multidrug effflux MFS transporter, whose translation MRKSGPAGVRRIPRQRSRPARGAGSARGAAAAGQRRTSLLVTLILGGMTAVPPLSMDMYLPALPEVGRSLGSSAATVQLTLTACLAGLALGQLVIGPMSDRWGRRRPLLAGMVVYVIATALCALAPGSGVLIALRLVQGLAGSAGIVIARAVVRDLYDGNAMARFFSTLMLISGVAPIIAPVVGGQVLRITDWRGVFVVLTLIGAAITFASWRWLGETLPPEQRHGGAALGGTLRTMRGLLADRVFTGYMLTSSFAFAALFAYVAASAFVVQEIYGASPQMFSLLFGINSVGLIGVSQINGKILVGRVSLDKVLAFGLAVITAAATALLLMTSGVFGAVGLVPVASALFVLMSAMGLAMPNTNAQALMRTRHAAGSASALLGTSTFLAGAVASPLVGIAGEDTAVPMAVVQLVCALAAVLSFLLLCRPWRRRETPPPTEVVAEPEHRDGTERREGTERREGAES comes from the coding sequence ATGCGGAAGAGCGGCCCGGCCGGTGTCCGGCGGATCCCCCGGCAGCGGTCCCGTCCCGCCCGCGGCGCCGGGAGCGCCCGCGGCGCGGCGGCGGCCGGACAGCGGCGGACGAGCCTGCTGGTCACCCTGATCCTCGGCGGAATGACCGCCGTGCCGCCGCTCTCCATGGACATGTACCTCCCGGCGCTGCCGGAGGTCGGCCGCTCCCTCGGCAGCTCCGCGGCGACGGTCCAGCTGACCCTCACCGCCTGCCTCGCCGGCCTGGCCCTCGGCCAGCTCGTCATCGGGCCGATGAGCGACCGCTGGGGGCGCCGCCGCCCGCTGCTCGCCGGCATGGTGGTCTATGTGATCGCCACCGCCCTCTGCGCGCTGGCCCCCGGCTCCGGGGTGCTCATCGCCCTGCGGCTGGTGCAGGGGCTGGCCGGCTCGGCGGGCATCGTGATCGCCCGCGCCGTGGTGCGCGACCTGTACGACGGCAACGCGATGGCCCGCTTCTTCTCCACCCTGATGCTGATCTCCGGGGTCGCGCCGATCATCGCCCCCGTGGTCGGCGGGCAGGTGCTGCGGATCACCGACTGGCGCGGGGTGTTCGTCGTCCTCACCCTGATCGGGGCCGCGATCACCTTCGCGTCCTGGCGGTGGCTGGGCGAGACCCTGCCGCCCGAGCAGCGGCACGGCGGCGCGGCCCTCGGCGGCACCCTCCGCACGATGCGCGGGCTCCTCGCCGACCGGGTCTTCACCGGCTACATGCTCACCAGCAGCTTCGCCTTCGCCGCCCTCTTCGCCTACGTCGCCGCCTCCGCCTTCGTGGTCCAGGAGATCTACGGCGCCTCCCCGCAGATGTTCAGCCTGCTGTTCGGGATCAATTCCGTCGGCCTGATCGGCGTCAGCCAGATCAACGGCAAGATCCTCGTCGGACGCGTCAGCCTGGACAAGGTGCTCGCCTTCGGCCTCGCCGTGATCACGGCCGCCGCCACCGCCCTGCTGCTCATGACGAGCGGGGTGTTCGGGGCGGTGGGGCTGGTGCCGGTGGCGTCCGCCCTCTTCGTGCTGATGTCCGCCATGGGTCTGGCGATGCCCAACACCAACGCCCAGGCGCTGATGCGCACCCGGCACGCCGCTGGTTCCGCCTCCGCACTGCTGGGCACCAGCACCTTCCTCGCCGGGGCCGTGGCCTCGCCGCTGGTCGGCATCGCCGGCGAGGACACGGCCGTGCCGATGGCGGTGGTGCAGCTGGTCTGCGCGCTGGCGGCCGTCCTGTCCTTCCTGCTGCTGTGCCGCCCGTGGCGGCGCCGGGAGACTCCGCCGCCGACGGAGGTCGTGGCCGAGCCGGAGCACCGGGACGGTACGGAGCGCCGGGAGGGCACGGAGCGCCGCGAGGGAGCGGAGAGCTGA
- a CDS encoding bifunctional DNA primase/polymerase — protein MEREKGFSQWLRRRPRGGARGRTAAEAAAADRENLLLAAVAAGFPLAEAAHPEGYGCSCDRIGCPTPGRHPVSFAWQTQATTDAEKIRKLLHDRPQANFITATGIDHDVLDVPAEAGLQALERLEAEGVEVGPVAESGDGGPLGRVLFFTATRGKPEDEDEWWPCELDCHPETMDEHPGLRWHCRGSYVLVPPAALPAGGSVRWLRGPERPLPDPLTLLEALTDACAQYADRAGAGQEAPAWPMGR, from the coding sequence ATGGAACGCGAAAAAGGGTTCTCCCAGTGGCTGCGCCGCCGCCCGCGAGGTGGGGCGCGGGGCCGTACGGCCGCCGAGGCGGCGGCCGCGGACCGTGAGAACCTGCTGCTGGCGGCCGTGGCCGCGGGCTTTCCCCTGGCGGAGGCCGCCCACCCCGAGGGGTACGGCTGCTCCTGCGACCGGATCGGCTGCCCCACACCCGGTCGGCACCCCGTCTCCTTCGCCTGGCAGACCCAGGCGACCACCGATGCCGAGAAGATCCGCAAGCTGCTGCACGACCGTCCGCAGGCCAACTTCATCACGGCCACCGGCATCGACCACGATGTGCTGGACGTCCCCGCCGAGGCCGGGCTCCAGGCCCTGGAGCGGCTGGAGGCCGAGGGGGTGGAGGTCGGCCCGGTCGCGGAGAGCGGCGACGGCGGCCCGCTCGGCCGGGTGCTCTTCTTCACGGCCACCCGAGGCAAGCCCGAGGACGAGGACGAGTGGTGGCCCTGCGAACTGGACTGCCACCCCGAGACCATGGACGAGCACCCCGGACTGCGCTGGCACTGCCGGGGCAGCTATGTGCTCGTACCGCCCGCCGCGCTGCCCGCGGGGGGTTCGGTGCGCTGGCTGCGCGGGCCGGAGCGGCCGCTGCCCGACCCGCTGACGCTGCTGGAGGCGCTGACGGACGCCTGCGCCCAGTACGCGGACCGGGCGGGCGCGGGCCAGGAGGCCCCGGCCTGGCCGATGGGCCGCTGA
- a CDS encoding sigma-70 family RNA polymerase sigma factor, translated as MATYEKAGTATAGETAGPGGPGSEERLERHRVELTGYCYRMLGSAFDAEDAVQEVMVRAWKGLGRFEGRASLRTWLYRIATNVCLDLLKGNNRRARPMDLSSPQPASTPLPEALPETAWVEPAPDGRVLESGGDPADVAVARDTVRLAFVAALQHLPPRQRAVLILREVLAWKASEVAELLDTTVASVNSALQRARSTIEATGADATETVRPLDEEQRALLERYVDAFQRYDLDALTALLHEDARLSMPPYPLWLRGHAEIRAWMLGTGIGCRGSRLLPVTANGCPAFGQYRSAADGHGYEPWALQVIEISNGRITGLNAFLDTPHLFPLFGLPPRLGPGGSAPGTENGVQTKEVEEGPQLRPGVPQP; from the coding sequence GTGGCAACGTACGAAAAGGCCGGTACGGCGACGGCGGGTGAGACGGCGGGGCCCGGCGGGCCCGGGTCCGAGGAGCGGCTGGAGCGGCACCGGGTGGAGCTGACCGGCTACTGCTACCGGATGCTGGGCTCGGCGTTCGACGCCGAGGACGCCGTCCAGGAGGTCATGGTCCGCGCCTGGAAGGGCCTCGGCCGCTTCGAGGGCCGCGCGTCGCTCCGTACCTGGCTGTACCGCATCGCCACCAACGTCTGCCTGGATCTGCTGAAGGGGAACAACCGCCGCGCCCGCCCCATGGACCTCTCCTCCCCCCAGCCCGCGAGCACACCGCTCCCCGAGGCCCTGCCGGAGACCGCCTGGGTCGAGCCGGCCCCCGACGGCCGGGTCCTGGAGTCCGGCGGCGACCCGGCCGATGTGGCGGTGGCGCGGGACACGGTCCGGCTGGCCTTCGTGGCCGCGCTCCAGCATCTGCCGCCCCGGCAGCGGGCCGTGCTGATCCTCCGGGAGGTGCTGGCCTGGAAGGCGAGCGAGGTCGCGGAGCTGCTGGACACCACGGTCGCCTCGGTCAACAGCGCCCTGCAGCGGGCCCGTTCGACCATCGAGGCCACCGGGGCGGACGCCACCGAGACGGTCCGCCCCCTCGACGAGGAGCAGCGGGCCCTGCTGGAGCGCTATGTCGACGCCTTCCAGCGCTACGACCTCGACGCGCTCACCGCCCTGCTCCACGAGGACGCGCGCCTCTCCATGCCGCCGTACCCGCTGTGGCTGCGCGGTCACGCCGAGATCCGTGCCTGGATGCTGGGCACCGGAATCGGCTGCCGCGGCTCCCGGCTGCTCCCGGTCACCGCCAACGGCTGTCCCGCCTTCGGCCAGTACCGCTCCGCCGCCGACGGCCACGGCTACGAGCCCTGGGCGCTCCAGGTCATCGAGATCTCAAACGGCCGCATCACCGGGCTCAACGCCTTCCTCGACACCCCGCACCTCTTCCCCCTCTTCGGCCTGCCCCCACGGCTCGGCCCCGGCGGCAGCGCCCCGGGCACCGAGAACGGCGTCCAGACCAAGGAGGTGGAGGAGGGCCCTCAGCTCCGGCCCGGCGTTCCTCAGCCGTAA
- a CDS encoding adenylyltransferase/cytidyltransferase family protein: MTHTVGYAPGVYDLFHVGHLNILRHARARCDYLIAGVVSDEMAELAKGRTPVVPLVERLEIIRSIRFVDAAFVETVPDKLETWQQVRFDKIFKGDDWRGTPKGDQLEQDFATVGVEVVYFPYTVHTSSTQLRRALDTLAQPVTPGVSRSAPGTTSP, translated from the coding sequence ATGACGCACACCGTCGGTTATGCACCGGGTGTCTACGATCTGTTCCACGTGGGTCACCTCAACATCCTGAGACACGCACGGGCCCGATGTGACTATCTCATCGCAGGAGTGGTCTCGGACGAGATGGCGGAACTGGCCAAAGGCCGGACGCCCGTGGTCCCGCTGGTGGAGCGGCTGGAGATCATCCGCTCCATCCGCTTCGTCGACGCCGCGTTCGTCGAGACCGTGCCGGACAAGCTGGAGACCTGGCAGCAGGTCCGCTTCGACAAGATCTTCAAGGGCGACGACTGGCGCGGCACGCCCAAGGGCGACCAGCTCGAACAGGACTTCGCGACCGTGGGCGTGGAGGTCGTCTACTTCCCGTACACCGTCCACACCTCCAGCACCCAGCTGCGGCGCGCCCTCGACACCCTGGCACAGCCCGTCACACCGGGCGTATCGCGGTCAGCTCCCGGAACCACTTCGCCATGA
- a CDS encoding Gfo/Idh/MocA family protein: MDQIKWGILATGGIASTFTEQVRRLPDAEIAAVASRSAGPAEAFAERFGIPRAYGSWAELAGDAEVDVVYVATPHAAHRAAAGLCLEAGRAVLCEKPFTLNAADAAELVELARSRGRFLMEAMWTYCNPVVLEMLRLVRDGAIGEVRAVHADFGITGPFDAGHRMRDPAQGGGALLDLGVYPVAFAQLLLGEPDDVQARAQLTPEGVDSNTGILLGWDSGAVGMLSCSITADTPMTAAVTGTAGRIEFPRGFFDPRLCVLHRPGREPEEITVRSEHSGMQHEAAEVMRCLRAGEKESPLVPLDGTLAVMRTLDAVRERIGVRYPGEDGE; encoded by the coding sequence ATGGATCAGATCAAGTGGGGCATTCTGGCAACGGGTGGGATCGCTTCCACCTTCACCGAGCAGGTACGGAGACTGCCGGACGCGGAGATCGCCGCCGTGGCCTCCCGCAGCGCGGGCCCGGCCGAGGCCTTCGCCGAGCGCTTCGGCATCCCGCGGGCGTACGGGAGCTGGGCCGAGCTCGCCGGGGACGCCGAGGTGGACGTGGTGTACGTGGCGACGCCGCACGCCGCGCACCGGGCGGCGGCCGGGCTCTGCCTGGAGGCGGGGCGCGCGGTGCTCTGCGAGAAGCCGTTCACGCTGAACGCGGCCGACGCCGCGGAGCTCGTGGAACTGGCCCGCTCCCGCGGCCGCTTCCTGATGGAGGCCATGTGGACGTACTGCAATCCCGTGGTGCTGGAGATGCTGCGGCTGGTGCGGGACGGCGCCATCGGGGAGGTGCGGGCGGTCCACGCCGACTTCGGCATCACCGGCCCGTTCGACGCCGGCCACCGGATGCGCGATCCGGCGCAGGGCGGCGGCGCGCTCCTCGATCTCGGCGTCTATCCGGTGGCGTTCGCGCAGCTCCTGCTGGGCGAACCGGACGATGTCCAGGCGCGGGCGCAGCTCACCCCGGAGGGCGTGGACTCCAACACCGGCATCCTGCTGGGCTGGGACTCGGGCGCGGTGGGGATGCTGAGCTGTTCGATCACCGCGGACACCCCGATGACGGCCGCCGTGACGGGAACGGCCGGGCGGATCGAGTTCCCGCGCGGCTTCTTCGACCCGCGGCTGTGCGTGCTGCACCGGCCGGGCCGCGAGCCGGAGGAGATCACCGTACGGAGCGAACACAGCGGGATGCAGCACGAGGCGGCCGAGGTCATGCGCTGTCTGCGGGCGGGCGAGAAGGAGTCGCCGCTGGTGCCGCTGGACGGGACGCTGGCCGTGATGCGCACGCTGGACGCGGTGCGCGAGCGGATCGGCGTCCGCTACCCCGGCGAGGACGGTGAGTGA
- a CDS encoding CDP-alcohol phosphatidyltransferase family protein: MMAGTAESGYAAALRELRGAQKTAKGVSLYSRYVNRPAGRILAAAAYRARLTPNQVTLVSGAFSFAGVAALALVRPSWGLAAAVWAALVVGFALDSADGQLARLRKESSPAGEWLDHVVDAAKIAALHAAVLISFHRFFDLPGPGWLLVPLGFQSAALLIFTGGLLADKLKPRGAAPAGVPAPPPSRLRAVALLPVDYGVFCAVFLLLGSETVFLAAYTALFVVHALFLVAFMAKWFRELTAIRPV; this comes from the coding sequence ATGATGGCCGGGACTGCGGAGTCGGGGTACGCGGCGGCGCTGCGTGAGCTGCGCGGGGCGCAGAAGACGGCGAAGGGGGTGTCGCTCTACTCCCGTTACGTCAACCGCCCCGCCGGGCGGATCCTCGCCGCGGCGGCGTACCGGGCCCGGCTGACGCCGAATCAGGTGACGCTGGTCAGCGGGGCGTTCAGCTTCGCGGGGGTGGCGGCGCTCGCGCTCGTCCGGCCCTCCTGGGGGCTGGCCGCGGCCGTCTGGGCGGCTCTGGTGGTGGGCTTCGCGCTCGACTCGGCGGACGGCCAGCTGGCCCGGCTGCGCAAGGAGAGCAGCCCGGCGGGGGAGTGGCTCGACCATGTGGTGGACGCGGCGAAGATCGCCGCGCTGCACGCCGCCGTGCTGATCTCCTTCCACCGGTTCTTCGACCTGCCCGGGCCGGGCTGGCTGCTGGTGCCGCTGGGCTTCCAGTCCGCCGCCCTGCTGATCTTCACGGGCGGGCTGCTGGCCGACAAGCTCAAGCCGCGGGGCGCGGCGCCGGCCGGTGTTCCGGCTCCGCCCCCCTCGCGGCTGCGGGCGGTGGCGCTGCTGCCGGTGGACTACGGCGTCTTCTGCGCGGTGTTCCTGCTGCTCGGCAGCGAGACGGTGTTCCTGGCCGCCTATACCGCCCTGTTCGTCGTGCACGCGCTCTTCCTGGTGGCCTTCATGGCGAAGTGGTTCCGGGAGCTGACCGCGATACGCCCGGTGTGA
- a CDS encoding small ribosomal subunit Rsm22 family protein has product MYASPSHPAEAASVGDGLRAGLAQLLDGLPPRQAARAVERLIATYRGRTPTDAPVLRDRSDVTAYAAYRMPATFEAVNSALAAFRASVPGWEPESHTDIGGGTGAAVWAAEATWPGGNRRTTVLDWAEPALALGRELAGSAGPAGLRAVEWRRAAIGDGLRLPETGLVTVSYVLGELTGADRAAVVGEAARAARTVVLVEPGTPEGYLRLREARERLTAAGLRIAAPCPHSAACPMEPGRDWCHFAARVGRSALHRRVKGGSLPYEDEKFAYVAATRLPAPAPDADADAGADGEAPAGPAVPRVVRHPQIRKGQVLLDLCTPEGTLRRETVTKRHGAGYRRARDTAWGDTWPPPPAAPGAD; this is encoded by the coding sequence ATGTACGCCTCTCCCTCCCACCCGGCCGAGGCCGCCTCCGTCGGCGACGGTCTGCGGGCCGGGCTCGCGCAGCTGCTCGACGGGCTGCCGCCCCGGCAGGCCGCACGGGCCGTCGAACGGCTGATCGCCACTTACCGCGGGCGCACCCCCACCGACGCCCCGGTGCTGCGCGACCGGTCGGACGTCACCGCGTACGCCGCGTACCGGATGCCCGCGACCTTCGAGGCCGTGAACTCCGCGCTCGCCGCCTTCCGCGCGAGCGTCCCCGGCTGGGAACCGGAGAGCCACACCGACATCGGCGGCGGCACCGGTGCCGCGGTCTGGGCGGCCGAGGCCACCTGGCCCGGCGGGAACCGCCGCACCACCGTGCTCGACTGGGCGGAGCCCGCTCTCGCCCTCGGCCGCGAACTGGCCGGGTCCGCCGGCCCCGCCGGGCTGCGCGCGGTGGAGTGGCGGCGCGCGGCCATCGGTGACGGGCTGCGGCTGCCGGAGACCGGCCTGGTCACGGTCTCGTACGTGCTGGGGGAGCTGACCGGCGCGGACCGCGCCGCGGTGGTCGGCGAGGCGGCCCGCGCGGCGCGGACCGTGGTCCTCGTCGAACCGGGCACCCCGGAGGGCTATCTGCGGCTGCGCGAGGCCCGGGAGCGGCTCACCGCGGCCGGGCTGCGGATCGCCGCGCCCTGCCCGCACAGCGCGGCCTGCCCGATGGAGCCGGGCCGCGACTGGTGCCACTTCGCGGCCCGGGTCGGCCGGTCCGCGCTGCACCGCCGCGTCAAGGGCGGCTCCCTGCCGTACGAGGACGAGAAGTTCGCCTATGTGGCGGCCACCCGCCTCCCGGCCCCGGCGCCGGACGCGGATGCGGACGCCGGCGCGGACGGGGAGGCGCCTGCCGGTCCGGCCGTCCCGCGCGTCGTGCGCCACCCGCAGATCCGCAAGGGGCAGGTGCTGCTGGACCTGTGCACACCGGAGGGCACCCTGCGCCGGGAGACGGTCACCAAGCGGCACGGCGCCGGCTACCGCCGGGCGCGCGACACCGCCTGGGGCGACACCTGGCCCCCGCCGCCCGCCGCTCCCGGCGCGGACTGA
- a CDS encoding TetR/AcrR family transcriptional regulator yields the protein MAEPRSPQTSRRSERSRRAILDAALELVAETGFGKLTIEAIAARAGVGKQTIYRWWPSKAAVLFDSFLALGEDAGGIALPDTGDLEADLKQVMRATVDELNDPRFDLPSRALAAESQNDPVLAAELTAKVLEPQLAAYEERLRSAQRAGDIAEDTDLRVALELLVGPLHHRWMLRTRPLTHAFADTVVEMVLRSLAPPAR from the coding sequence ATGGCCGAACCTCGCAGCCCGCAGACCTCCCGCCGCAGCGAACGCTCCCGCCGCGCCATTCTCGACGCCGCTCTCGAACTGGTCGCCGAGACCGGGTTCGGCAAACTCACCATCGAGGCCATCGCGGCCCGTGCGGGCGTCGGCAAGCAGACGATCTACCGCTGGTGGCCGTCCAAGGCGGCGGTGCTGTTCGACTCCTTCCTCGCCCTCGGTGAGGACGCGGGCGGGATCGCCCTTCCCGACACGGGCGATCTGGAGGCCGACCTCAAGCAGGTCATGCGGGCCACGGTCGACGAGCTCAACGACCCCCGCTTCGACCTGCCGAGCCGGGCGCTCGCCGCCGAGAGCCAGAACGACCCGGTGCTGGCGGCCGAGTTGACGGCCAAGGTGCTCGAACCGCAGCTCGCCGCCTACGAGGAGCGGCTGCGCAGCGCCCAGCGGGCCGGCGACATCGCGGAGGACACGGATCTGCGGGTGGCGCTGGAACTGCTCGTCGGGCCGCTGCACCACCGCTGGATGCTGCGGACCCGTCCGCTGACCCACGCTTTCGCGGACACCGTCGTCGAGATGGTGCTGCGCTCGCTCGCTCCCCCCGCGCGCTGA
- a CDS encoding alkaline phosphatase D family protein yields the protein MTSTFHERELRAAAAHLGRRRFLTVTGAAAALAFATNLPGSSQAAELDARRALAADPFTLGVASGDPRPGSALLWTRLAPEPYTPDGGMPEARVEVSWEVARDERFTRIVRRGTATAHPEYNHALHIEADGLEPDRVYWYRFRAGDHVSPAGRTRTAPAAGARITDLRLAAVSCQAYHQGYFTALGHLAREDLDVVFHLGDYLYEYAVNAAGGARAYTGDRTLPAHFDRETVSLDDYRMRYGLYKSDPDLIAAHAAHPFVVTWDDHETENNYAGDVPENGVPPEEFLIRRAAAYRAYWENQPLRAPQRPHGADMRLYRRLTFGGLAQFDILDTRQYRSDQAYGDGWKAPGPESEDPSRTLTGSAQERWLLSGWRASRARWNVVPQQVTFSRRRSNSTDDYTVSMDAWDGYPASRERVLAGAESAGVENLVVLTGDVHVGYAFDIKRDFDRPESRTVGTEFVATSLSSGGDGADQPANYRRYMDANPHMRFYNGRRGYVTVTLDEEKARADFRTLPAVTTPGAPIATAASFVTEAGAPGLREV from the coding sequence ATGACGTCCACGTTCCACGAGCGGGAACTCCGGGCCGCCGCCGCACACCTCGGCCGCCGCCGCTTCCTCACCGTGACCGGAGCCGCCGCCGCACTCGCCTTCGCCACCAACCTGCCGGGCAGCTCCCAGGCCGCGGAGCTGGACGCCCGCCGGGCGCTCGCGGCCGATCCGTTCACCCTCGGAGTCGCCTCCGGCGATCCCCGGCCCGGTTCCGCCCTGCTGTGGACGCGGCTCGCCCCCGAGCCGTACACACCCGACGGCGGAATGCCGGAGGCCAGAGTCGAGGTCTCCTGGGAGGTGGCGCGCGACGAGCGGTTCACCCGGATCGTGCGGCGCGGCACGGCCACGGCCCACCCCGAGTACAACCACGCCCTGCACATCGAGGCGGACGGCCTCGAACCGGACCGGGTGTACTGGTACCGCTTCCGCGCCGGGGACCACGTCAGCCCGGCCGGCCGTACCCGCACCGCGCCCGCCGCCGGCGCCCGGATCACGGACCTCAGGCTCGCCGCCGTCTCCTGCCAGGCCTACCACCAGGGCTACTTCACCGCGCTCGGGCACCTCGCGCGGGAGGACCTGGACGTCGTCTTCCACCTCGGCGACTACCTCTACGAGTACGCCGTGAACGCGGCGGGCGGCGCCCGCGCCTACACCGGCGACCGCACCCTGCCCGCCCACTTCGACCGGGAGACGGTCAGCCTCGACGACTACCGGATGCGCTACGGCCTCTACAAGTCCGACCCGGACCTGATCGCCGCCCACGCCGCCCATCCCTTCGTCGTCACCTGGGACGACCACGAGACCGAGAACAACTACGCCGGCGACGTCCCCGAGAACGGCGTGCCGCCGGAGGAGTTCCTGATCCGCCGCGCCGCCGCCTACCGCGCGTACTGGGAGAACCAGCCGCTGCGCGCCCCGCAGCGCCCGCACGGCGCGGACATGCGGCTCTACCGGCGGCTGACGTTCGGCGGGCTGGCCCAGTTCGACATCCTCGACACCCGCCAGTACCGCTCCGACCAGGCCTACGGAGACGGCTGGAAGGCCCCCGGTCCCGAGTCCGAGGACCCCTCGCGCACCCTCACCGGCTCCGCCCAGGAGCGCTGGCTGCTGAGCGGCTGGCGCGCCTCGCGGGCCCGCTGGAACGTCGTGCCGCAGCAGGTCACCTTCTCCCGGCGGCGCAGCAACTCCACCGACGACTACACGGTCAGCATGGACGCCTGGGACGGTTACCCCGCCTCCCGCGAACGCGTGCTGGCCGGGGCGGAGTCGGCCGGGGTGGAGAACCTCGTCGTCCTCACCGGTGACGTGCACGTCGGCTACGCGTTCGACATCAAGCGGGACTTCGACCGCCCCGAGTCCCGCACGGTCGGCACCGAGTTCGTCGCCACCTCCCTCAGCAGCGGCGGCGACGGCGCGGACCAGCCGGCCAACTACCGGCGGTACATGGACGCCAACCCGCACATGCGCTTCTACAACGGGCGGCGCGGCTACGTCACCGTCACGCTGGACGAGGAGAAGGCCCGCGCGGACTTCCGCACTCTCCCCGCGGTGACGACCCCGGGCGCGCCGATCGCCACGGCCGCGTCCTTCGTCACCGAGGCCGGCGCGCCGGGCCTCCGGGAGGTCTGA